The Candidatus Desulfofervidus auxilii genomic sequence TACCTGCATCTAATGTACCATTTTCTACATAACGAGACATTTCTTGAGCACGACACATACTACATTCAATTTCTTCATCATTAATAGTAGGAAAATAACTCCTTTCACCTACCTTTATCTCCCATCCTGCTCGTTTGAAAAGCTCTATAGTAGCATTCTGAAGACTGCCTTTTGGTATGCCTAACTTTAACTTCTTCATTTTTTATAAACCTCCTCTGGCTCAAAAACTTTTTCAGCTACAATTTTTAAGTCATTTCCTTCTAGTTTGCGATAAAAACAACTGCGATATCCAGTATGACATGCAGCTCCTATCTGCTCAACTTTAAGTAATACGGTATCTTTATCACAATCTACATAAATTTCTTTTACTTTTTGAATATGACCAGAGCTTTTACCTTTTTGCCATAGACATTTCCTAGTACGGCTATAATAATGAGCTAATCCTGTTTCTAAAGTCCTTTCCCAAGCCTCTTCATTCATAAAAGCCAACATTAACACTTCATTTGTCTTATAATCTTGAACAATTGCAGGAATGATTCCCCCCATTTTTTCAAAATCTAATTTAATCATTTTTAAACTCCCTTGGTTTTCCATCCAATTGACCACATGCTGCTCCAATATCTGCTCCCTTACTTTGCCGAATAGTAACTGTATATCCGTATTTTTGCAAGACTTCTTGAAATTGTAAGATTTCATAAGTTAATGGAGGGGAAAAATCAATATCTGGACAAGGGTTAAAGGGAATTAAATTGATTTTAACAGGAAGCCCTTTAAGTAATTTAGCTAAATCTTTAGCTTGCCTTACTGAAGTATTCACCCCTCTTAAAAGTACATATGCAATAGTAAATCTCTTTCTTTTAGGTAATGGCATCTTATGCATAGTTTTTATTAAAACTTCTAAAGGATACTTTTTATTTATAGGTACAAGAAAATTTCTTGTTTTGTTATCGGCAGCATGAAATGATATAGCCCAGCTTACATTAGCTTTTTGAGAAAATTTAAGCATTTGCGGAGCCAAACCAATAGTAGAAATAGTGACTCGGCGGTGAGAAAACCTTAATCCAAGTGGGTGAGTTAAGATATTTACGGCTTTCAAAGTAGCTTCAAAATTATGCAATGGTTCACCCATACCCATAAAAACAATATTTCTTAAAGGCCAATGTTGAGGTAAATGTTCTTTAGCATAAAGTACTTGATTGATAATTTCTGCAGTCTCAAGATTTCTTTTAAATCCCATTTTCCCAGTAAGACAAAATTTGCAGCCCATAGCACAACCTACTTGGGTGGAGACACAAAGGGTATAATAACCTGATTGAGGAATAAGTACCGATTCAATAAATTGTCCATCTTTAAGACGGAAGAGGAATTTGATTGTTCCATCAGAAGCAGTTAATGTTTCTTCAGATTGAAAACTACTAATTTGACATATTTCAGATAAATGAGAACGTAAAGATTTTGACAAAGTAGTGATAGAAAAAATATCTTTTATATTATGTTTATAAATTGCCTC encodes the following:
- the hisI gene encoding phosphoribosyl-AMP cyclohydrolase is translated as MIKLDFEKMGGIIPAIVQDYKTNEVLMLAFMNEEAWERTLETGLAHYYSRTRKCLWQKGKSSGHIQKVKEIYVDCDKDTVLLKVEQIGAACHTGYRSCFYRKLEGNDLKIVAEKVFEPEEVYKK
- the rlmN gene encoding 23S rRNA (adenine(2503)-C(2))-methyltransferase RlmN, yielding MVLKEKQIDLKNLTLSELEKWIGKFGEPKFRAHQIFEAIYKHNIKDIFSITTLSKSLRSHLSEICQISSFQSEETLTASDGTIKFLFRLKDGQFIESVLIPQSGYYTLCVSTQVGCAMGCKFCLTGKMGFKRNLETAEIINQVLYAKEHLPQHWPLRNIVFMGMGEPLHNFEATLKAVNILTHPLGLRFSHRRVTISTIGLAPQMLKFSQKANVSWAISFHAADNKTRNFLVPINKKYPLEVLIKTMHKMPLPKRKRFTIAYVLLRGVNTSVRQAKDLAKLLKGLPVKINLIPFNPCPDIDFSPPLTYEILQFQEVLQKYGYTVTIRQSKGADIGAACGQLDGKPREFKND